The following are encoded in a window of Sphingobium sp. AP49 genomic DNA:
- a CDS encoding OmpH family outer membrane protein: protein MKTIIKALALGIAPVTALALTAAPAVAQSKQGIAVVDLQRAVATSAAYSTARTQIQTTYKAQIDSFTARKTAIDADLKTKGDALQAALKAAGGKPTPAIETQYQQFQQSQQTAQAELQRLGQPIALANAYVEEQITAKLSDALKAAMTKAKVDLVLSPEATVSYQPTVDITAAVVTELNALVPSVGITPPAGWQPGRQGQAAAPAAAAPAPANPAQAPKSR, encoded by the coding sequence ATGAAGACGATTATCAAGGCTCTGGCGCTCGGCATCGCGCCTGTTACCGCGCTCGCACTGACCGCCGCGCCGGCCGTCGCCCAGTCCAAGCAGGGCATCGCCGTCGTCGATCTGCAGCGTGCCGTCGCCACCAGCGCGGCCTATTCGACCGCACGCACCCAGATCCAGACGACCTACAAGGCGCAGATCGACAGCTTCACCGCGCGCAAGACCGCGATCGACGCCGATCTCAAGACCAAGGGCGACGCACTGCAGGCCGCGCTGAAGGCGGCCGGCGGCAAGCCGACCCCGGCGATCGAGACCCAGTATCAGCAGTTCCAGCAGTCGCAGCAGACCGCACAGGCCGAACTGCAGCGTCTGGGCCAGCCGATCGCGCTCGCCAACGCCTATGTCGAGGAACAGATCACCGCAAAGCTGTCGGATGCGCTGAAGGCGGCGATGACCAAGGCGAAGGTCGACCTGGTCCTCAGCCCCGAAGCGACCGTGTCCTACCAGCCGACCGTGGATATCACTGCGGCCGTGGTGACCGAACTCAACGCGCTGGTGCCCAGCGTCGGCATCACGCCGCCGGCTGGCTGGCAGCCGGGCCGTCAGGGCCAGGCCGCAGCGCCTGCCGCTGCTGCGCCCGCTCCGGCCAATCCGGCGCAGGCGCCCAAGTCGCGCTGA
- a CDS encoding (2Fe-2S)-binding protein — MVVCVCNAIREKDLREAARDGADTPCSAYARFGRRPKCGQCVGFARTIIAAERATA; from the coding sequence ATGGTCGTCTGTGTTTGCAATGCCATTCGCGAAAAGGATCTGCGGGAAGCCGCACGCGATGGTGCCGATACCCCCTGTAGCGCCTATGCCCGTTTCGGCCGCCGCCCCAAGTGCGGCCAGTGCGTCGGCTTTGCCCGCACGATCATCGCGGCGGAGCGCGCGACGGCCTGA
- the aroB gene encoding 3-dehydroquinate synthase, giving the protein MALVPVALGARSYDIVIEQGALDRAAAHLARYARNGRLVVVTDAHVAAAQLPRLDASLRSADIVVEPIILPPGEQTKSWRHLEELLDALLALEIERGDHVVALGGGVIGDLVGFAASILKRGCHFVQVPTTLLAQVDSSVGGKTAINASAGKNLIGSFYQPALVLIDPSVLDSLPLRQTRAGYAEVVKYGLIDDPDFFAWCESHADRLLTGDTEARAYAIAHSVRAKAAIVADDERETSGRRALLNLGHTFGHALEADTGFSDILLHGEGVAAGMALAFRYSARLGLCPAEDAARVTAHLKAVGLPYDLASAHVTASGAALVAHMLHDKKMAAGTLPFLLARGIGQTFLSKDVVLEDVAAFLDADRAEAGG; this is encoded by the coding sequence ATGGCATTAGTTCCCGTCGCGCTGGGCGCGCGCAGCTATGACATCGTAATCGAACAGGGCGCGCTCGACCGCGCGGCCGCGCATCTGGCGCGCTATGCCCGAAACGGGCGACTGGTGGTCGTCACCGACGCCCATGTCGCCGCAGCCCAACTGCCCCGACTCGACGCCAGCCTGCGCAGCGCAGACATAGTGGTCGAGCCGATCATCCTGCCGCCGGGCGAACAGACCAAGAGCTGGCGCCACCTGGAAGAATTGCTCGATGCGCTGCTGGCACTGGAGATCGAGCGCGGAGACCATGTCGTAGCGCTGGGCGGCGGCGTGATCGGGGATCTGGTCGGCTTTGCCGCCTCTATCCTGAAGCGTGGTTGCCATTTCGTGCAGGTGCCGACCACCTTGCTGGCGCAGGTCGACAGTTCGGTCGGCGGCAAGACCGCGATCAATGCCAGCGCCGGCAAGAACCTGATCGGCAGTTTCTACCAGCCCGCCCTGGTCCTGATCGATCCGTCGGTACTCGACAGCCTGCCGCTGCGCCAGACCCGCGCAGGCTATGCCGAGGTGGTGAAATATGGCCTGATCGACGATCCCGATTTCTTCGCCTGGTGCGAGAGCCATGCCGATCGGTTGCTGACCGGCGATACCGAAGCGCGTGCCTATGCGATTGCGCACAGTGTGCGCGCCAAGGCGGCGATCGTGGCGGATGACGAGCGCGAGACATCTGGCCGTCGCGCCCTGCTCAACCTTGGCCACACCTTCGGCCATGCGCTGGAAGCCGATACCGGCTTTTCCGACATATTGCTCCATGGCGAGGGCGTGGCCGCCGGCATGGCCCTGGCCTTCCGCTATTCGGCACGGCTAGGCCTGTGCCCGGCCGAGGATGCCGCGCGGGTGACCGCCCATCTCAAGGCCGTCGGCCTGCCTTATGACCTTGCCAGCGCCCATGTCACCGCCAGCGGTGCCGCGCTGGTCGCCCATATGCTGCACGACAAGAAGATGGCGGCAGGCACCCTGCCCTTCCTGCTGGCGCGCGGCATCGGCCAGACCTTCCTGTCGAAGGATGTGGTGCTGGAGGATGTGGCCGCCTTCCTCGACGCGGATCGTGCTGAAGCGGGCGGCTGA
- the fabZ gene encoding 3-hydroxyacyl-ACP dehydratase FabZ, producing MTGEVDNKEARGPMDIRRVMAALPHRYPMLLVDRVASLVPSQSIHAIKAVSMNEPFFQGHFPGRPIMPGVLIVEAMAQAAGVLVVDSLGLADSGKLVYFMSIDGAKFRTPVEPGCLLDLHVEVTQMRGAVCKFAGRAMIDGKLAAEANFVAMIADPPKD from the coding sequence ATGACCGGAGAGGTTGATAACAAGGAAGCCCGTGGCCCGATGGATATCCGTCGGGTCATGGCAGCCCTGCCGCATCGCTATCCGATGCTGCTGGTAGACCGCGTGGCGTCGCTGGTGCCGAGCCAGTCGATCCACGCGATCAAGGCCGTGTCGATGAACGAGCCGTTTTTCCAGGGCCATTTCCCCGGCCGTCCGATCATGCCGGGCGTGCTGATCGTCGAGGCGATGGCCCAGGCGGCCGGTGTGCTGGTGGTCGATTCGCTGGGGCTGGCCGATTCGGGCAAGCTGGTCTATTTCATGAGCATCGACGGCGCGAAGTTCCGCACGCCGGTGGAGCCGGGTTGCCTGCTCGACCTGCATGTCGAAGTGACGCAGATGCGCGGTGCGGTGTGCAAATTTGCAGGCCGGGCGATGATCGATGGCAAGCTGGCAGCGGAAGCGAATTTCGTTGCGATGATTGCCGATCCGCCCAAGGACTGA
- the bfr gene encoding bacterioferritin, which yields MKGDQKVIDYLNEVLKNELTAINQYFLHYRILNHWGIEKLAKFEYEESIDEMKHADKVAERILFLDGLPNFQLLGRLKIGETVEEILKADLELEYEALPVLRDAIAYCESIKDFVSRDLFQYILESEEEHVDTLETQFEMIERMGIQNYVQLQSKAKED from the coding sequence ATGAAGGGCGACCAGAAGGTTATCGATTATCTGAACGAGGTCCTCAAGAACGAGCTGACCGCGATCAACCAATATTTCCTCCACTATCGCATCCTCAACCATTGGGGCATCGAGAAGCTCGCCAAGTTTGAGTATGAGGAATCGATCGACGAGATGAAGCACGCCGACAAGGTGGCGGAGCGCATCCTGTTCCTGGACGGCCTGCCCAATTTCCAGCTGCTTGGCCGGCTGAAGATCGGCGAGACGGTCGAGGAAATCCTCAAGGCCGATCTGGAGCTGGAATATGAAGCGCTGCCCGTGCTGCGCGACGCCATCGCCTATTGCGAGTCGATCAAGGATTTCGTCAGCCGCGACCTGTTCCAGTATATCCTCGAAAGCGAGGAAGAGCATGTCGATACGCTGGAAACCCAATTCGAGATGATCGAGCGCATGGGCATCCAGAATTATGTCCAGCTGCAGAGCAAGGCGAAGGAAGACTGA
- the bamA gene encoding outer membrane protein assembly factor BamA: MKSSKGQRPIVAALLATTMIAGLAVPAAAQNAAPPAAPVVAPAATVAPSGTIRSITVTGTQRLEQDTVMSYTKLRVGQSFTQESLDQALRDLYETELFADVQIRNDGGSLTVEVKENPVINRIVLEGNKRLKEDKIRPEIKLAPRQIYTRSKVRADVARIIELYRRQGRFAATVEPKMVQLDQNRVDIVFEISEGPKSKVRQINIIGNEKFKDGDLRSQMVTKQSRWFRVFSSGTSYDPDRLAYDQQKLRQFYLTEGYADFRVISAVAELTPDKQDFIITYVVEEGDRYKFGDVKVESDIRDLSGDALTKRLPMHKGDWYNAKQVEDTVDTLSETAGLFGYAFAEVQPDFNRSKEDLTMGINFRIANAPRVYVERVDINGNTLTQDKVVRREFRLAEGDAFNSFLVKRSKDRINSLGFFQEKLDIEQKPGSAPDRIVLETNIQEKSTGELSLSAGYSSLERFIISASITQRNFRGKGQELRTSVNYSAYSKSVEVGFTEPYFLDKNIALGGDIYRRDLNSFRYVGSGNDRDTTYQQTTTGFQIRAGVPITEYISMALRYTLNFDDVTLDKDTYYSDTDGDGDIECDPLLAGRYLCDAIGKRTTSSIGYSLIYDTRDNRLRPTRGNNLVLSQDFAGLGGDVKYIRTRINGSKYWALGSGFIFSLQAEGGYIHSLEGTRYDSTGEEVDPIRLTDRFFLGEPQIRGFDIRGVGPRVKRYYLVPQTDTAGNTSYVRQNGNNNVSDDALGGRMYYMARAEMEIPLGSGAREMGLRPSIFADIGAVAGLKNPSLVGGPGGFPGYCSDTTGVLTTVKATGTAKSPVCPAGYDTKTGMFEEQYYGDTLSPRVSVGVGVNWNSPFGPFRIDIAKALLKEPGDDAKLITFNVGTQF; this comes from the coding sequence ATGAAGAGCAGCAAGGGGCAGCGTCCGATTGTCGCAGCCCTGTTGGCAACGACGATGATCGCCGGCCTTGCGGTGCCCGCAGCGGCGCAAAATGCCGCGCCTCCCGCCGCACCCGTTGTCGCCCCGGCCGCCACGGTGGCACCCTCGGGCACGATCCGTTCGATCACCGTTACCGGCACCCAGCGCCTGGAGCAGGACACGGTGATGTCCTACACCAAGCTCCGCGTCGGCCAGTCCTTCACCCAGGAAAGCCTCGATCAGGCGCTGCGCGACCTGTATGAGACCGAACTGTTCGCCGACGTTCAGATTCGCAACGACGGCGGATCTCTGACGGTCGAGGTGAAGGAAAACCCGGTCATCAATCGTATCGTCCTTGAAGGTAATAAGCGTCTCAAGGAAGACAAGATTCGGCCCGAAATTAAGCTGGCCCCACGCCAGATTTATACCCGGTCCAAGGTGCGCGCCGATGTCGCCCGCATCATCGAGCTGTATCGCCGGCAGGGCCGCTTTGCCGCGACGGTCGAGCCAAAGATGGTCCAGCTGGACCAGAACCGGGTCGATATTGTGTTCGAGATTTCGGAAGGCCCCAAGTCCAAGGTCCGCCAGATCAACATCATCGGCAACGAGAAGTTCAAGGACGGCGACCTGCGCAGCCAGATGGTGACCAAGCAGTCGCGCTGGTTCCGCGTCTTTTCGTCGGGTACCAGCTATGATCCTGATCGCCTGGCCTATGACCAGCAGAAGCTGCGCCAATTCTACCTGACCGAAGGCTATGCCGATTTCCGCGTGATCTCGGCCGTTGCGGAGCTGACGCCCGACAAGCAGGACTTCATCATCACCTATGTGGTCGAAGAGGGCGATCGCTATAAATTTGGTGACGTGAAGGTCGAATCCGACATTCGTGACCTGTCGGGCGACGCGCTGACCAAGCGCCTGCCGATGCACAAGGGCGACTGGTACAATGCCAAGCAGGTCGAGGATACGGTCGACACGCTGAGCGAGACCGCTGGCCTGTTCGGCTATGCCTTTGCCGAGGTCCAGCCCGACTTCAACCGGTCGAAGGAAGACCTGACGATGGGGATTAACTTCCGCATCGCCAACGCCCCGCGCGTCTATGTCGAACGGGTCGACATCAACGGCAACACGCTGACCCAGGACAAGGTGGTCCGTCGCGAATTCCGCCTGGCCGAAGGCGATGCCTTCAACAGCTTCCTCGTCAAGCGCTCGAAGGACCGCATCAACTCGCTCGGCTTCTTCCAGGAGAAGCTGGACATCGAGCAGAAGCCGGGTTCCGCGCCCGACCGCATCGTGCTTGAAACCAACATCCAGGAAAAATCGACCGGCGAACTCTCGCTTTCGGCTGGTTATTCGTCGCTGGAACGCTTCATCATCTCGGCATCGATCACCCAGCGCAATTTCCGTGGCAAGGGCCAGGAACTGCGGACCTCGGTCAATTATTCGGCCTATTCCAAGTCGGTCGAGGTGGGCTTTACCGAACCCTATTTCCTCGACAAGAATATCGCGCTGGGCGGTGACATCTATCGCCGCGATCTCAACAGCTTCCGCTATGTCGGCAGCGGCAATGATCGCGACACCACCTATCAGCAGACGACGACCGGCTTCCAGATCCGCGCCGGTGTGCCGATCACCGAATATATCTCGATGGCGCTGCGCTACACGCTCAACTTCGACGATGTGACGCTCGACAAGGATACCTATTATTCGGATACCGACGGTGACGGCGATATCGAGTGCGATCCGCTGCTGGCCGGCCGTTATCTCTGCGATGCCATCGGCAAGCGCACCACCTCGTCGATCGGCTACTCGCTGATCTACGACACCCGCGACAATCGCCTGCGTCCGACGCGCGGCAACAATCTCGTCCTCAGCCAGGATTTTGCCGGCCTGGGCGGCGACGTCAAATATATCCGTACCCGGATCAACGGCTCCAAATATTGGGCGCTGGGCAGTGGCTTCATCTTCTCGCTCCAGGCCGAGGGCGGCTACATCCACAGCCTGGAAGGCACGCGCTACGACAGCACCGGCGAGGAGGTCGATCCGATCCGCCTGACCGACCGCTTCTTCCTGGGCGAACCACAGATCCGCGGCTTCGACATTCGCGGCGTCGGCCCGCGCGTGAAGCGCTATTATCTGGTCCCGCAGACGGATACCGCCGGCAACACCAGCTATGTGCGTCAGAACGGCAACAACAACGTCTCCGACGACGCGCTGGGCGGCCGCATGTATTATATGGCTCGCGCCGAAATGGAGATTCCGCTGGGGTCGGGTGCGCGCGAAATGGGTCTGCGCCCGTCGATATTTGCTGATATCGGCGCTGTCGCTGGCCTCAAAAATCCCAGCCTGGTTGGTGGCCCCGGCGGTTTCCCGGGCTACTGCTCGGACACGACCGGCGTACTCACTACCGTTAAGGCTACGGGCACAGCGAAAAGTCCGGTCTGTCCGGCCGGCTACGACACCAAGACCGGAATGTTCGAAGAACAATATTATGGCGACACGCTCTCTCCGCGTGTCTCCGTGGGCGTTGGCGTGAACTGGAACTCGCCCTTCGGCCCGTTCCGTATCGACATCGCCAAGGCCCTGCTCAAGGAACCAGGGGACGACGCAAAACTCATCACCTTCAACGTAGGGACTCAATTCTGA
- a CDS encoding acetyl-CoA carboxylase carboxyltransferase subunit alpha yields the protein MVSFLEFEKPVAELEARVIELRQTASVGDIDISGEIDTLEQRAGKMLADIYAKLTPWQKTQVARHPERPHFKDYVAGMFDNFMPLAGDRAFADDQAIIGGFATLGDRKIMVIGHEKGDDTASRVRHNFGMAKPEGYRKAIRLMELADRFDLPVVTLVDTSGAFPGVQAEERGQAEAIARSTEACLALGVPMVAVVVGEGGSGGAVALAAANRVLMFEHAIYSVISPEGCASILWRTADKASDAATAMQVTAQHLKGLGVIDRIVPEPVGGAHREPVQAIASLAAAIGEELDALAGLDAASLRVDRADKFLAIGA from the coding sequence ATGGTAAGCTTTCTCGAATTTGAAAAGCCGGTCGCAGAGCTGGAAGCCCGTGTCATCGAACTGCGCCAGACGGCCAGCGTGGGTGATATCGACATCAGCGGCGAGATCGACACGCTGGAACAGCGTGCCGGCAAGATGCTGGCGGATATTTATGCCAAGCTGACGCCCTGGCAGAAGACGCAGGTGGCCCGCCACCCTGAACGCCCGCATTTCAAGGATTATGTGGCGGGCATGTTCGACAATTTCATGCCGCTGGCCGGGGATCGGGCCTTTGCCGACGATCAGGCGATCATCGGCGGCTTCGCCACCCTGGGCGATCGCAAGATCATGGTCATCGGCCATGAAAAGGGTGACGATACCGCCAGCCGCGTGCGCCACAATTTCGGCATGGCCAAGCCCGAAGGCTATCGCAAGGCGATCCGCCTGATGGAACTGGCCGACCGGTTCGACCTGCCGGTCGTGACCCTGGTCGACACATCGGGCGCCTTTCCGGGCGTGCAGGCCGAAGAACGCGGCCAGGCCGAAGCCATTGCCCGCTCGACCGAGGCCTGCCTCGCGCTTGGCGTGCCGATGGTCGCCGTGGTGGTGGGAGAGGGCGGTTCCGGTGGCGCGGTGGCGCTCGCGGCGGCGAATCGTGTGCTGATGTTTGAACATGCCATTTATTCGGTGATCTCGCCCGAAGGCTGCGCCTCGATCCTGTGGCGCACCGCCGACAAGGCGAGCGACGCGGCGACGGCGATGCAGGTCACGGCCCAGCATCTCAAGGGGCTGGGCGTCATCGACCGGATCGTGCCCGAACCCGTGGGCGGGGCGCATCGCGAACCGGTGCAGGCGATCGCGAGTCTGGCGGCGGCCATCGGTGAGGAACTGGATGCTCTGGCTGGTCTTGACGCGGCTTCGCTGCGTGTCGATCGCGCCGACAAGTTTCTGGCGATCGGCGCCTGA
- a CDS encoding M48 family metalloprotease: MKRTWLLAGAGAGLIVAGVAPMVVQGQQRAIRTTSSISAQDKASGAKQHPELLKEFGGAYAGAQARYVETVGRRIAVQSGLSNAQGDFTVTLLNSPVNNAFAIPGGYVYVTRQLMALMNDEAELAGVLGHEVGHVAAQHGQRRQQAAQRNAIGGALLQVLTGALLGDSALGGVLQQGIGSGTQLLTLKFSRSQEYEADDLGIRYLASAGYDPRALSSMLASLAAQTALDGRASGDARSMPEWASTHPDPGARVTRAAQNAARSGSTSSVRNRDPFLDALDGVLYGDDPRQGVIDGSRFRHPDLRLAFTAPTGFGMENGADAVSITGSGGQAQFSAMPYSGNLSAYIDSVFARLGGDKGAPPAGEVQRTTVNGLPAAWRTVRANSKSGQIDATVFAYDFGGGKAYHFLLLTAAGKGVGPFDSMVRSVQRLSAQDAAAIKPRRVAVLTVKAGDTVQSLSRRMAYTDYPLDRFLVLNALTAQSALRPGQRVKIVTW; encoded by the coding sequence ATGAAACGGACATGGTTGCTGGCCGGCGCGGGGGCCGGCCTGATCGTTGCTGGCGTGGCACCGATGGTGGTGCAGGGGCAGCAACGGGCGATTCGTACGACTTCCTCGATCAGTGCGCAGGACAAGGCATCGGGCGCCAAGCAGCATCCAGAACTGCTCAAGGAATTTGGCGGCGCTTATGCCGGGGCGCAGGCACGCTATGTCGAAACGGTGGGGCGGCGGATCGCCGTCCAGTCGGGCCTGTCCAATGCGCAGGGCGACTTCACCGTCACGCTGCTCAATTCCCCGGTTAACAACGCCTTCGCGATCCCCGGCGGCTATGTCTATGTGACGCGCCAGTTGATGGCGCTGATGAATGACGAGGCGGAACTGGCCGGGGTGCTGGGCCATGAGGTCGGCCATGTCGCCGCCCAGCATGGCCAGCGACGGCAACAGGCCGCGCAACGAAACGCTATCGGTGGCGCGCTGCTGCAGGTGCTGACCGGCGCCCTGCTCGGCGATTCGGCGCTGGGCGGGGTGCTGCAGCAGGGTATTGGGTCGGGGACGCAACTCCTGACGCTGAAATTTTCCCGAAGCCAGGAATATGAGGCCGACGACCTGGGCATCCGCTATCTCGCCTCGGCCGGCTATGATCCGCGCGCCCTGTCGAGCATGCTGGCTTCGCTCGCGGCACAGACTGCGCTGGACGGCCGGGCCAGCGGCGATGCGCGATCGATGCCGGAATGGGCCAGCACCCACCCTGACCCGGGTGCTCGGGTAACGCGCGCCGCGCAAAATGCCGCGCGCAGCGGATCGACCAGCAGCGTGCGCAACCGTGACCCGTTTCTCGATGCGCTGGATGGGGTGCTCTATGGCGACGATCCCCGGCAGGGCGTGATCGACGGCAGCCGCTTCCGGCATCCTGACCTGCGACTCGCATTCACGGCACCGACTGGTTTCGGCATGGAAAATGGGGCTGATGCCGTCAGCATCACCGGGTCGGGCGGCCAGGCGCAATTCAGCGCCATGCCTTATTCCGGCAATCTGTCCGCTTATATCGATTCGGTCTTTGCGCGTCTGGGCGGTGACAAGGGCGCGCCGCCGGCGGGTGAGGTACAGCGCACCACCGTCAACGGCCTGCCGGCCGCTTGGCGCACGGTGCGGGCCAACAGCAAGTCGGGGCAGATCGACGCGACCGTGTTCGCTTATGATTTTGGCGGCGGCAAGGCCTATCACTTCCTGCTGCTGACGGCAGCGGGCAAGGGGGTCGGTCCGTTCGATTCGATGGTGCGATCGGTGCAGCGGCTGTCGGCGCAGGATGCTGCGGCGATCAAGCCCCGCCGGGTGGCCGTCCTGACCGTAAAGGCGGGCGACACCGTGCAGTCGCTCAGCCGGCGCATGGCCTATACCGATTACCCGCTCGACCGCTTCCTGGTGCTCAACGCCCTGACCGCGCAATCGGCGTTGCGTCCGGGGCAACGGGTGAAGATCGTCACCTGGTAG
- the rpmE gene encoding 50S ribosomal protein L31 translates to MKADTHPDYHLITVQMTDGTTFQTRSTWGKEGDTMALDIDPKSHPAWTGGNRQLDTGGQVARFNKRFGGLTLKK, encoded by the coding sequence ATGAAGGCCGATACCCACCCCGATTACCACCTGATCACCGTTCAGATGACCGACGGTACCACGTTCCAGACCCGTTCGACCTGGGGCAAGGAAGGCGACACGATGGCGCTCGACATCGACCCCAAGTCGCATCCGGCCTGGACCGGTGGCAACCGCCAGCTGGATACCGGTGGCCAGGTGGCACGCTTCAACAAGCGTTTCGGCGGCCTGACGCTGAAGAAGTAA
- a CDS encoding Flp family type IVb pilin, whose protein sequence is MRALIEIIARSALWRSERGATAVEYGLILAMIVLAMITALQSVATRTTGMWNNVATEVTKH, encoded by the coding sequence ATGCGCGCGTTAATCGAAATCATCGCCCGATCCGCGCTTTGGCGCTCGGAACGTGGTGCCACGGCCGTCGAATATGGGCTGATCCTGGCGATGATCGTGCTCGCCATGATCACGGCGCTGCAAAGCGTTGCGACCCGTACCACGGGCATGTGGAACAATGTCGCGACAGAAGTAACAAAGCATTAA
- a CDS encoding Flp family type IVb pilin, whose product MQFIRKMLKNKKGATAIEYGLIAALIAVAAIGAMTSLGSKLSGTFNNVSSNLK is encoded by the coding sequence ATGCAGTTCATCCGTAAGATGCTGAAGAACAAAAAGGGCGCGACCGCCATCGAATACGGCCTGATCGCGGCTCTGATCGCCGTCGCCGCCATCGGCGCGATGACCAGCCTCGGCTCGAAGCTGAGCGGCACGTTCAACAACGTTTCGAGCAACCTGAAGTAA
- a CDS encoding tyrosine recombinase: MGDDAVLIDRFLEMMAAERGASRNTLLAYRTDLQGAGSIVGGLAQANQETLGKLAAHWASLTASSVARKASALRAFYAFLEEEGLRADNPSAALPRPVTRRPLPKILSPQEVDRLFDMIAQRVSVEHPAPLDLRLSALIELLYGSGLRATELVSLPRKALAVDRPFLIIRGKGARERLVPISDRARAAVAIWLVHVPVDSPWLFPSGKSHVSRIRLYQMVKALAAAAGIAPDRVSPHVLRHAFATHLLEGGADLRALQSMLGHADIGTTQIYTHVDSRRLVELVNSRHPLAGMQARIAHPRVDGEASAP; this comes from the coding sequence ATGGGTGACGATGCCGTCCTGATCGACCGTTTCCTCGAAATGATGGCAGCGGAACGGGGCGCGTCGCGCAATACGTTGCTGGCCTATCGCACGGACCTGCAGGGGGCGGGGAGCATCGTCGGTGGTCTGGCGCAGGCGAATCAGGAGACGCTGGGCAAGCTGGCGGCGCATTGGGCGTCGCTCACCGCTTCCAGTGTGGCGCGAAAAGCATCGGCACTGCGGGCCTTCTATGCCTTTTTGGAGGAAGAGGGGCTGAGAGCCGACAATCCGTCGGCTGCGTTGCCGCGCCCGGTGACACGCCGTCCGCTACCGAAAATCCTGTCGCCGCAGGAGGTGGACCGGCTTTTCGACATGATCGCGCAGCGTGTGTCGGTCGAACATCCCGCGCCGCTCGACCTGCGCCTGTCCGCCCTCATCGAACTGCTTTACGGTTCAGGCCTGCGGGCGACCGAACTGGTGTCGCTACCGCGCAAGGCGCTGGCCGTTGATCGGCCCTTCCTCATCATCAGGGGCAAGGGCGCGCGCGAACGGCTGGTGCCGATTTCCGATCGTGCCCGCGCGGCGGTCGCGATCTGGCTTGTCCATGTTCCCGTCGACAGCCCCTGGCTCTTTCCTTCGGGTAAGAGCCATGTCAGCCGCATCCGCCTCTATCAGATGGTGAAGGCTCTGGCTGCCGCTGCCGGCATAGCGCCCGATCGGGTCAGCCCCCATGTGCTGCGCCATGCCTTCGCCACCCATTTGTTGGAAGGGGGGGCGGACCTGCGTGCGCTGCAGTCGATGCTGGGCCATGCCGATATCGGGACGACCCAGATCTACACCCATGTCGACAGCCGCCGCTTGGTCGAACTGGTCAATAGCCGCCATCCGCTGGCCGGCATGCAGGCCAGGATCGCGCATCCCCGCGTTGACGGCGAAGCGTCTGCGCCTTAA
- a CDS encoding shikimate kinase: protein MQRNSKFPESRAKRGPIVLVGMMGVGKSTVGRRLAARLGLHFVDADEEIERAAGMTISEMFARYGEAHFRDGERRVIARLMDGAPKVIATGGGAFMQDDTRALILNQATAIWLDADIDILVDRVSRREGRPLLKDRDPRVVLTELAAIRNPVYALAPIHVKSIAAPHEVAVDRIMEQLPAWH from the coding sequence ATGCAGCGAAACAGCAAATTCCCGGAGAGCAGAGCCAAGCGCGGCCCAATCGTCCTGGTTGGCATGATGGGTGTGGGCAAATCCACCGTCGGCCGCCGGCTTGCCGCACGGCTCGGCCTGCATTTCGTCGACGCCGACGAAGAGATAGAGCGTGCCGCCGGCATGACGATCAGTGAAATGTTCGCGCGCTATGGCGAAGCCCATTTCCGTGACGGCGAGCGGCGTGTCATCGCCCGGCTGATGGACGGCGCGCCCAAGGTGATCGCCACGGGCGGCGGCGCATTCATGCAGGACGATACGCGCGCGCTGATCCTGAATCAGGCGACCGCGATCTGGCTGGACGCGGATATCGACATATTGGTCGATCGCGTGTCGCGGCGCGAAGGGCGGCCTTTGCTGAAGGATCGCGACCCCCGCGTGGTGCTGACCGAACTGGCCGCCATCCGCAACCCCGTCTACGCGCTGGCGCCGATCCATGTGAAGAGCATCGCCGCCCCGCATGAGGTCGCCGTCGACCGCATCATGGAGCAACTTCCCGCATGGCATTAG
- a CDS encoding (deoxy)nucleoside triphosphate pyrophosphohydrolase, with protein MQSFTPFLVVAVALVDADGRVLLQQRPPGKPMADLWEFPGGKVETGETPEAALVRELEEELGIRTHESCLAPATFASAPLGDRHLLLLLYVCRKWEGMPEARHATALQWVRPTQMYALDMPPADLPLIGILEALI; from the coding sequence ATGCAGAGTTTTACCCCGTTTCTGGTCGTTGCCGTCGCCTTGGTCGATGCCGATGGGCGCGTGTTGCTGCAGCAACGGCCGCCCGGTAAGCCGATGGCGGATCTATGGGAATTTCCTGGCGGGAAGGTCGAAACGGGCGAAACGCCCGAAGCGGCACTGGTGCGCGAGCTGGAGGAGGAGTTGGGGATTCGTACCCATGAAAGCTGCCTCGCGCCGGCAACATTCGCCAGTGCGCCGCTGGGCGATCGCCACCTGCTGCTGCTGCTCTATGTCTGCCGCAAGTGGGAAGGGATGCCGGAGGCGCGGCATGCCACCGCGCTCCAGTGGGTTCGACCGACCCAAATGTACGCCTTGGACATGCCGCCGGCCGATCTGCCGCTGATCGGCATTCTGGAAGCGCTCATCTGA